A stretch of DNA from Lycium ferocissimum isolate CSIRO_LF1 chromosome 4, AGI_CSIRO_Lferr_CH_V1, whole genome shotgun sequence:
TGGCTTGAGCATAAACTAAGTCTCCTTTGTGATCTCTTATACAGAAACCATATGAACTCTTGTTAGGATTACCTCTACTTGCTGCATCTGTATTGCATTTCAGCCTTCCTGATGGTGGCATTCTCTACAACACCTTATCATAATAGATTTTTGGTCTATATGTGCTAAGTTGCTGATACATTAACTCCCATTAATATGATAATTGCATCCATGGAAATCTCAGCTTCCCCAAATGGTGTAAGCTTTGTTGAATCATCTTGTGCAATGTGACAGTTCCTCCATGTTTGATTGAATTTTTCCTCTTCCATAGTTCCCACACAATAAATACTGGTATGGCTTTGATCATTGGTCTCAGCTTTGGCTTGGCATCTGCTGTCCACCATGCTAGAATTTGTTGCTATAGCCTGCTTCCATTAGTTGTGATACCTGCACATGAAGCAAAATATCTCTAAAGCTTTGCAGCTATGGAAGGTGTCAGAAATAAATAAGTCACTGTCTCCTCCTTGTGATCCTCACAACACCAGCATCTAGAAGGCAAGTTAATTTGCATTCTCTTCAAAATGTCATTTGTTGATATCCTGGCCCTCCACACGCTCCACATAAAGAAGTTGATCTTgataggaatatctttctcccatATATTGCAATAATTATCTACCTTGTTCTCCCTTTTCGTGATGAAATCCCATGCAGATTTAACGGTGAACTGACCATTAGGTTCTAATATCCAACATGGATCATCATCCTTCCAGTCTATAGGAATTCTTATTGTGTCTCTAATGTTCTGAGCCAGTTCTTGATTCAGAGTATTTTGAAGCAAATCAAAGTTCCATTCTCCTTCATGCACAAAATGATTTACTTCTATTTCCTCCTCCTCAGCTGCTTCTGGTATGATATAATATAATGCACCAAGTCcagtcaaattctcatactagaAACTAGAAGTGCCTTTATTCACATGCCAATGAATCTGTGATTCAACAGCTTCCCTTAGCCTcaccattttcttccatgtaTGAGAACCTCCTCTATCATTGGCCAATATGGGATGCCATTTTTTACAGTATTTGTTCAATATATAAATACTGTATAGGCTCCTTCCACATCCGAAATTCCACCATAATTTAGCAAATAAGGCATCTGACATGTCAAATAAGGATCTAAAACCTATAACTCCTTCAACTTTTGGTAAACACAGCCTATACTAAGCCACCCAATGTTTACTTTTAACTCCCACAGTATTACACCAAAAGAATTTAGCAAAAATATTGTGTAACTATTTGATCACTCCAGCAGGAGGATTCAAGGCAGATAATAAATAGACAGGCATGGTTTGAAGGACATGATTTATCAAAATATATCTTCCACCAAAAGATAGCATCCTATTCTACCAAGAAAATACCCTCTTCATCACCTTTTTGAGTATATCTTCATAGTATATCAGTTTTCTCCTTCCATAGAACACTGGGCATCCCAAGTATGTGAAAGGAAAGGTTCCTTTTCTCATACCTGTATACCTtttgattatattattaattcCTGTAGACACCTTATGATGAGTATAATAGCTACTTTTCTCATTGTTCACCATCTGTCTAGATGCTTTTTCATATTTCCTTAatgttttcatcattttctttacAGAATATCTATCTCCAGAACAAAACGGTATTGTATCATCAGCATAGGACAAATGATTTATTTGAGGACTCCACTTAGGCATACTACAACTTATAAACTTTGGTTTCTCATGCAATTTGTTCAAACTTCTAGATAACACTTCAACAGCTATAACAAACAGTGTAATTGACAATGGATCTCCTTGTTTTACTCCTCTACTTGACCTAAAAAAACCATGACTTTGACCATTGATAAGAACTGAATACCAGTTGTTTGAGATCAATCTCCACACCATATCAATGATTATTTCTCCAAAGCTAAATTGCCTCAAAACTCTGGTTAGGAAGATCCAAGATAGCCTGTCATATGCCTTTGTCATGTCAAGCGTGATCACCACATTAGTATTGCTTGCTCTTATATTGATATCTCTGACGACTTCTTGTGCCAGTAAGACATTCTCAACAATAATCCTTCCATTCACAGAGCCTGTTTGATTGGAAGAAATTATCCTAGGAAGAACTTCTGATATTCTATTATGAAGAACTTTAGACAACACCTTATTGGCAAAAGAACTAAGACTGATTGGCCTCATAACACTATAAGTATTAATCACCTCTTTTTTTAGGTAATAATACTAAATTAGTGTGAGTAATGAACTTTCGGATCTCATATCCATAGAAAAGGCTCTTACCATCATGATCACATCCTCTTTAATAGTGTCCCAACATTTTTGATAAAAGAGTCCTGTGAAGCCATCAGGACCACTAGCACTCTCACTATTAAGAGAAAATACAGCTTCCTTGACCTCCCCTTCTGTTGGTAATTCCTCCATTTTCTATTGTTGAAGTGATTAGCTTTGGAATATTCTTCAATAGGGTAAAGTtaacttttatttgttcatttctGAACTGTGCTTCAAAAAATCTGACTGCCTCATCTCCCAATTCAGCTGCTGTTTCTACCCATACTCCATTCTGATCCTGAATCCTCTCAAGGGCCAATTTACGTCTTGTTCCTCTTACATATGAATGGAAGAACTTTTTGTTTCTATCTCCTTCATTAAACCACTCCATTCCTGCTTTTTGTTTCCAATACTCTTCTTCCAAATGCAGGTATCTAGTGAGTTTAGCTTGTGCTTGTTGTAGAGTACTTTTGTTCTCCCTTGTAGGATTCATTTCAAACTGCCATTCCTGCACCTTTATAGTATCTTCTATGGTAGCTATCTATTGAAAGATATTACCATATGTATTTCTGCTCAATTGCAACAATGCCTTCTTTAGTTTCTTCAACTTATGATGGAAAACATGAAATGGATTTCCACTAAAATCAGCTTTCCAATGCAATTTCACCACCTCCATGAATGATTGATGTTTAGTCCAGAAGTTGAGAAACTTAAAAGGTTTCCCGATTGGTATGTCAGTGCAATTACACTCCAGATGTAATGGAGCATGATCTGATCCATGCCTAATCAGATGTGATCCAGAAATGGATGGCATAATATCCAGGAGTTGTTGATTTACCAATATTCTGTCCAGCCTCTTGAATATACAGTCTTTGTTTGTCCTTCCATTCCACCAGGTGAATTTACTTCCAGAATATCTCACATCTATTAGACTACAAGTTTGAATACAACTTGTAAAGTCTAATATTTCATTAGTTGATACAGGCAATCCACCTTGTTTCTCCTCCTCAGCTATTATTACATTAAATCACCACCTACAATCTATGGAACATCAAACTGATTGGCCATATCTACCATGGAGTCCCATAATTCTTTCCTCTCTATTCTGTCACATTTATCATAAACCACAGTAATCAACAAAGTCTGAGCAACAAAAGTATGAGTGAGCTGTATAGTGACTTATTGACATGTGTTTGAAATGATTATTCCTTGCCATTCATCTATCCAAAAAATCCAAGTCTTTCCTAAACAGTTTACCATGTAATTAGGATATCCTATTTTCCTTCTATAGTCTTCTATCTCCATAGGATTTTGAAATGTTTCCATTAAACCAACAAAAGAATAATGATGTCTCCTCTTTAGATCAATCAATCTCTGACAAGATTTTTGAGTATTGATGGATCttatattctagaaaattgctTTATCTATCATTGATAATTGGATTTATTTTCCCCCTCCTTGTTGTAACTCCTGTTAGGACATTGTGAGTCTTTGTAGGCTTTTGTTTACTTGTTTCTAGTTTCAATTTCTACACACTCCTTGGATATAAATCAGCTTCAGTAGATATGTCATCAATATATTGGCTCAAATCATCCGCCTCTTGTGTTTCCTAAACTATCTATGACTCCGCTATTCCTTGATCTGattttttattcatattttcctccacCATCTCTTGTGAATCATCTGGTGGCCTAGTACCTTCTTCTATTATGAAATTTGTTACTACCAACACTATA
This window harbors:
- the LOC132053756 gene encoding uncharacterized protein LOC132053756, coding for MRTLKWDPWFDPEKETSIAIAWISFPYLPPNYFVKERFFISHCVVIHSELYPKKEEEDDGKKQEGKKEKQAQDGNTGGEGLVNQAKSKQNNKIDNMDHRKERDARGKMVEAQIKIANKWIKGDEDVEKSNAENQVEKISTKKWILDNFGKQFNEKEEIIQQNSGAKQDDISIKQTEGLAVSKNSSNNGENNDTPKKNYASSNGEKIDGVGATSGDNNNNDKGVMEAEVLGYNNSVGEENTSMVDIVLVVTNFIIEEAEEEKQGGLPVSTNEILDFTSCIQTCSLIDVRYSGSKFTWWNGRTNKDCIFKRLDRILVNQQLLDIMPSISGSHLIRHGSDHAPLHLECNCTDIPIGKPFKFLNFWTKHQSFMEVVKLHWKADFSGNPFHIATIEDTIKVQEWQFEMNPTRENKSTLQQAQAKLTRYLHLEEEYWKQKAGMEWFNEGDRNKKFFHSYVRGTRRKLALERIQDQNGVWVETAAELGDEAKMEELPTEGEVKEAVFSLNSESASGPDGFTGLFYQKCWDTIKEDVIMMVLSKVLHNRISEVLPRIISSNQTGSVNGRIIVENVLLAQEVVRDINIRASNTNVVITLDMTKAYDRLSWIFLTRVLRQFSFGEIIIDMVWRLISNNWYSVLINGQSHGFFRSSRGVKQGDPLSITLFVIAVEVLSRSLNKLHEKPKFISCSMPKWSPQINHLSYADDTIPFCSGDRYSVKKMMKTLRKYEKASRQMVNNEKSSYYTHHKVSTGINNIIKRYTEAAEEEEIEVNHFVHEGEWNFDLLQNTLNQELAQNIRDTIRIPIDWKDDDPCWILEPNGQFTVKSAWDFITKRENKVDNYCNIWEKDIPIKINFFMWSVWRARISTNDILKRMQINLPSRCWCCEDHKEETVTYLFLTPSIAAKL